One region of Takifugu flavidus isolate HTHZ2018 chromosome 14, ASM371156v2, whole genome shotgun sequence genomic DNA includes:
- the LOC130537119 gene encoding protein sprouty homolog 3 gives MDAAHSFRVELDGLDLQQVPVLSLDQIRLIRANNDYVDRPVALEPASQSGFFYALDDRHPHVGLPHQHSQASFRPALPRSQSQHAHPSRLSRSSTISSSMSRTSATSDQRLLAGLTPSHSGLGSGSAVRSQPKGELKHDASFGKSLMEDEAELGRHLFICEGCGRCKCQECCAPRRLPSCWACGQRCLCSAESAVEYGTCLCCVKGLFYHCSAQDDEDNCADRPCSCAPAHACARWGTMGLLALCLPCLCCYPPARLCLAVCQRAHDRVTRPGCRCHNTNTVCRKISASNPNPGHPSLRSKTLEKPL, from the coding sequence ATGGACGCCGCTCATTCCTTCCGAGTGGAGCTGGACGGGCtggacctccagcaggtcccGGTGCTTTCGCTCGACCAGATAAGACTCATCCGGGCCAACAATGACTATGTGGACAGGCCAGTGGCGCTGGAACCAGCATCCCAGTCTGGGTTTTTTTATGCCCTGGACGATCGGCATCCCCATGTGGGCCTCCCCCACCAACACTCCCAGGCCTCCTTCCGCCCCGCCCTGCCCCGCAGCCAAAGTCAGCACGCTCACCCTTCTCGCCTGAGCCGCTCCAGCACAATAAGCTCGTCCATGTCTCGGACCAGTGCCACGTCGGACCAGCGTCTGTTGGCGGGTTTGACGCCGTCTCACTCGGGCTTGGGCTCGGGCTCGGCGGTCCGTTCTCAGCCTAAAGGGGAGCTCAAGCACGACGCCTCTTTCGGCAAAAGCCTGATGGAGGACGAGGCCGAGCTGGGCCGCCACTTGTTCATCTGCGAGGGCTGCGGCCGCTGTAAGTGCCAAGAGTGCTGCGCCCCTCGCCGCCTGCCCTCCTGCTGGGCGTGCGGACAGCGCTGCCTGTGCTCCGCCGAGAGCGCGGTGGAGTACGGCACCTGCCTGTGCTGCGTCAAGGGCCTGTTCTACCACTGCTCGGCCCAGGACGACGAGGACAACTGCGCCGACCGGCCCTGCTCGTGCGCTCCGGCCCACGCCTGCGCCCGCTGGGGCACCATGGGGCTGCTGGCGCTCTGCCTgccctgcctctgctgctacccccccGCCCGGCTGTGCCTTGCCGTGTGCCAGCGCGCTCACGACCGCGTCACTCGCCCAGGCTGCAGGTGCCACAACACCAACACCGTGTGCCGCAAAATCTCCGCCTCCAACCCCAACCCGGGGCACCCCTCCCTCCGTAGCAAGACCTTGGAAAAGCCGTTATGA
- the pof1b gene encoding protein POF1B isoform X2: protein MSLRTNKTTTTYRTVKAVSPVSPEPVTSTVVSARSASPLPYTVNGYETLRYMVPVQQQRQQQFVLMQQPMVHQTMVQQPMVHQTMVQQPMVQQTMVQQPMVQQVMTPVYLQNLQSLQHLSVSNQDSELLYLQQGAARSLSRNSSSVFSQSSSSLKSPEPSVEEEEEEEVVIEEDDEEEEEVEVEEVEIVNVIQNRAPPPVFEVTKTEVREAPQPTKLDTRYFGELLADVYRKNCDIHSCISEHVAKIHGKKHELELQKDDVEDLLPKGATELTKQQIRYLLQTRLTADKSMRLLLSTFSSLREELMHMTEDLRRLEAEKEGLERDLSFKAEQAQQYDGLLEAVRENNRQLQLSLKETITAQRDLEGQLASCRSADSTRDFKTKELEGRLRALEKENEMLRQKLAGQSSSSTLQIKTEELSRQYRDQLSTMREEKDREIQRLRTQITTIQTDTSSTKSSAERSLQLKISELLAMLEQRQTTITRQEEEIRKLMQERNDSSKNVTKTIITKRYRNQYPMLGLLGDDYQVTSPVKEAKTIVIERTGEMIKQE, encoded by the exons ATGTCTCTCCGGACGAACAAGACGACGACGACGTACCGCACGGTGAAGGCGGTGTCCCCGGTGTCCCCGGAGCCGGTGACCAGCACGGTGGTGTCGGCCCGCTCCGCGTCCCCGCTGCCGTACACGGTCAACGGCTACGAGACGCTCCGGTACATGGTTccggtgcagcagcagcggcagcagcagttcGTGCTGATGCAGCAGCCGATGGTGCATCAGACGATGGTGCAGCAGCCGATGGTGCATCAGACGATGGTGCAGCAGCCGATGGTGCAGCAGACGATGGTGCAGCAGCCGATGGTGCAGCAGGTGATGACCCCGGTttacctgcagaacctgcagagccTGCAGCACCTGAGCGTCAGCAACCAGGACTCGGAGCTGCTGTACCTGCAGCAGGGCGCAGCGAGG AGCCTCAGCAGGAACTCGTCCTCGGTGTTCAGCCAGTCGTCCAGTTCCCTCAAGAGTCCGGAGCCGAGCGTGGAAGAG gaggaggaagaggaagtggtgattgaggaagatgatgaggaggaggaggaggtggaggtggaggaggtggagatcgTCAACGTCATACAGAACAGGGCGCCGCCGCCAGTGTTTGAGGTCACCAAGACGGAGGTCAGGGAGGCGCCGCAGCCGACCAAGCTGGACACGCGCTACTTCGGCGAGCTGCTGGCCGACGTCTACAGGAAGAACTGCGACATCCACTCCTGCATCAGCGAACACGTGGCCAAGATCCACGGGAA gaaacaCGAGCTGGAGTTGCAGAAGGACGACGTGGAGGATCTGCTCCCGAAAGGAGCCACTGAACTGACCAAGCAGCAGATCCGCTACCTGTTGCAg actcGTCTCACGGCAGATAAGAGCATGCGTCTCCTGCTGTCCACCTTCAGCAGCCTGAGGGAGGAGCTGATGCACATGACCGAGGATCTGCGG CGTCTGGAGGCTGAGAAGGAGGGTCTGGAGAGAGATCTGAGCTTCAAAGCCGAACAGGCTCAACAGTATGACGGACTCCTGGAGGCCGTGAGGGAGAACAACCGGCAGCTGCAG CTGTCCCTGAAGGAAACCATCACCGCCCAGCGCGATCTGGAGGGCCAGCTGGCGAGCTGCCGGAGCGCCGATTCCACCCGGGACTTCAAGACCAAAGAGCTGGAGGGGAGGCTGAGAGCGTTGGAGAAGGAGAACGAGATGCTGCGCCAGAAG ctggccggacagagcagcagctcgaCGCTGCAGATCAAAACAGAAGAACTGTCCCGACAGTACCGAGACCAGCTGTCCACcatgagagaagagaaggatcGGGAGATTCAGCGGCTGAGG ACCCAGATCACCACCATCCAGAcggacaccagcagcaccaagtCCTCCGCAGAGAGGAGCCTCCAGCTGAAGATCTCAGAGCTGCTCGCCATGCTGGAGCAGCGGCAGACCACCATCACCCGGCAGGAGGAg GAGATTCGTAAACTGATGCAGGAACGAAACGACAGCTCCAAGAACGTCACCAAGACCATCATCACCAagag GTACAGGAACCAGTACCCGATGCTGGGTCTGCTGGGCGACGACTACCAGGTGACCTCGCCTGTCAAAGAAGCCAAGACCATCGTGATCGAGAGGACGGGAGAAATGATCAAGCAG GAATGA
- the pof1b gene encoding protein POF1B isoform X3 — translation MSLRTNKTTTTYRTVKAVSPVSPEPVTSTVVSARSASPLPYTVNGYETLRYMVPVQQQRQQQFVLMQQPMVHQTMVQQPMVHQTMVQQPMVQQTMVQQPMVQQVMTPVYLQNLQSLQHLSVSNQDSELLYLQQGAAREEEEEVVIEEDDEEEEEVEVEEVEIVNVIQNRAPPPVFEVTKTEVREAPQPTKLDTRYFGELLADVYRKNCDIHSCISEHVAKIHGKKHELELQKDDVEDLLPKGATELTKQQIRYLLQTRLTADKSMRLLLSTFSSLREELMHMTEDLRRLEAEKEGLERDLSFKAEQAQQYDGLLEAVRENNRQLQLSLKETITAQRDLEGQLASCRSADSTRDFKTKELEGRLRALEKENEMLRQKLAGQSSSSTLQIKTEELSRQYRDQLSTMREEKDREIQRLRTQITTIQTDTSSTKSSAERSLQLKISELLAMLEQRQTTITRQEEEIRKLMQERNDSSKNVTKTIITKRYRNQYPMLGLLGDDYQVTSPVKEAKTIVIERTGEMIKQEIITTP, via the exons ATGTCTCTCCGGACGAACAAGACGACGACGACGTACCGCACGGTGAAGGCGGTGTCCCCGGTGTCCCCGGAGCCGGTGACCAGCACGGTGGTGTCGGCCCGCTCCGCGTCCCCGCTGCCGTACACGGTCAACGGCTACGAGACGCTCCGGTACATGGTTccggtgcagcagcagcggcagcagcagttcGTGCTGATGCAGCAGCCGATGGTGCATCAGACGATGGTGCAGCAGCCGATGGTGCATCAGACGATGGTGCAGCAGCCGATGGTGCAGCAGACGATGGTGCAGCAGCCGATGGTGCAGCAGGTGATGACCCCGGTttacctgcagaacctgcagagccTGCAGCACCTGAGCGTCAGCAACCAGGACTCGGAGCTGCTGTACCTGCAGCAGGGCGCAGCGAGG gaggaggaagaggaagtggtgattgaggaagatgatgaggaggaggaggaggtggaggtggaggaggtggagatcgTCAACGTCATACAGAACAGGGCGCCGCCGCCAGTGTTTGAGGTCACCAAGACGGAGGTCAGGGAGGCGCCGCAGCCGACCAAGCTGGACACGCGCTACTTCGGCGAGCTGCTGGCCGACGTCTACAGGAAGAACTGCGACATCCACTCCTGCATCAGCGAACACGTGGCCAAGATCCACGGGAA gaaacaCGAGCTGGAGTTGCAGAAGGACGACGTGGAGGATCTGCTCCCGAAAGGAGCCACTGAACTGACCAAGCAGCAGATCCGCTACCTGTTGCAg actcGTCTCACGGCAGATAAGAGCATGCGTCTCCTGCTGTCCACCTTCAGCAGCCTGAGGGAGGAGCTGATGCACATGACCGAGGATCTGCGG CGTCTGGAGGCTGAGAAGGAGGGTCTGGAGAGAGATCTGAGCTTCAAAGCCGAACAGGCTCAACAGTATGACGGACTCCTGGAGGCCGTGAGGGAGAACAACCGGCAGCTGCAG CTGTCCCTGAAGGAAACCATCACCGCCCAGCGCGATCTGGAGGGCCAGCTGGCGAGCTGCCGGAGCGCCGATTCCACCCGGGACTTCAAGACCAAAGAGCTGGAGGGGAGGCTGAGAGCGTTGGAGAAGGAGAACGAGATGCTGCGCCAGAAG ctggccggacagagcagcagctcgaCGCTGCAGATCAAAACAGAAGAACTGTCCCGACAGTACCGAGACCAGCTGTCCACcatgagagaagagaaggatcGGGAGATTCAGCGGCTGAGG ACCCAGATCACCACCATCCAGAcggacaccagcagcaccaagtCCTCCGCAGAGAGGAGCCTCCAGCTGAAGATCTCAGAGCTGCTCGCCATGCTGGAGCAGCGGCAGACCACCATCACCCGGCAGGAGGAg GAGATTCGTAAACTGATGCAGGAACGAAACGACAGCTCCAAGAACGTCACCAAGACCATCATCACCAagag GTACAGGAACCAGTACCCGATGCTGGGTCTGCTGGGCGACGACTACCAGGTGACCTCGCCTGTCAAAGAAGCCAAGACCATCGTGATCGAGAGGACGGGAGAAATGATCAAGCAG gaaaTCATTACAACCCCTTAA
- the pof1b gene encoding protein POF1B isoform X1: MSLRTNKTTTTYRTVKAVSPVSPEPVTSTVVSARSASPLPYTVNGYETLRYMVPVQQQRQQQFVLMQQPMVHQTMVQQPMVHQTMVQQPMVQQTMVQQPMVQQVMTPVYLQNLQSLQHLSVSNQDSELLYLQQGAARSLSRNSSSVFSQSSSSLKSPEPSVEEEEEEEVVIEEDDEEEEEVEVEEVEIVNVIQNRAPPPVFEVTKTEVREAPQPTKLDTRYFGELLADVYRKNCDIHSCISEHVAKIHGKKHELELQKDDVEDLLPKGATELTKQQIRYLLQTRLTADKSMRLLLSTFSSLREELMHMTEDLRRLEAEKEGLERDLSFKAEQAQQYDGLLEAVRENNRQLQLSLKETITAQRDLEGQLASCRSADSTRDFKTKELEGRLRALEKENEMLRQKLAGQSSSSTLQIKTEELSRQYRDQLSTMREEKDREIQRLRTQITTIQTDTSSTKSSAERSLQLKISELLAMLEQRQTTITRQEEEIRKLMQERNDSSKNVTKTIITKRYRNQYPMLGLLGDDYQVTSPVKEAKTIVIERTGEMIKQEIITTP; encoded by the exons ATGTCTCTCCGGACGAACAAGACGACGACGACGTACCGCACGGTGAAGGCGGTGTCCCCGGTGTCCCCGGAGCCGGTGACCAGCACGGTGGTGTCGGCCCGCTCCGCGTCCCCGCTGCCGTACACGGTCAACGGCTACGAGACGCTCCGGTACATGGTTccggtgcagcagcagcggcagcagcagttcGTGCTGATGCAGCAGCCGATGGTGCATCAGACGATGGTGCAGCAGCCGATGGTGCATCAGACGATGGTGCAGCAGCCGATGGTGCAGCAGACGATGGTGCAGCAGCCGATGGTGCAGCAGGTGATGACCCCGGTttacctgcagaacctgcagagccTGCAGCACCTGAGCGTCAGCAACCAGGACTCGGAGCTGCTGTACCTGCAGCAGGGCGCAGCGAGG AGCCTCAGCAGGAACTCGTCCTCGGTGTTCAGCCAGTCGTCCAGTTCCCTCAAGAGTCCGGAGCCGAGCGTGGAAGAG gaggaggaagaggaagtggtgattgaggaagatgatgaggaggaggaggaggtggaggtggaggaggtggagatcgTCAACGTCATACAGAACAGGGCGCCGCCGCCAGTGTTTGAGGTCACCAAGACGGAGGTCAGGGAGGCGCCGCAGCCGACCAAGCTGGACACGCGCTACTTCGGCGAGCTGCTGGCCGACGTCTACAGGAAGAACTGCGACATCCACTCCTGCATCAGCGAACACGTGGCCAAGATCCACGGGAA gaaacaCGAGCTGGAGTTGCAGAAGGACGACGTGGAGGATCTGCTCCCGAAAGGAGCCACTGAACTGACCAAGCAGCAGATCCGCTACCTGTTGCAg actcGTCTCACGGCAGATAAGAGCATGCGTCTCCTGCTGTCCACCTTCAGCAGCCTGAGGGAGGAGCTGATGCACATGACCGAGGATCTGCGG CGTCTGGAGGCTGAGAAGGAGGGTCTGGAGAGAGATCTGAGCTTCAAAGCCGAACAGGCTCAACAGTATGACGGACTCCTGGAGGCCGTGAGGGAGAACAACCGGCAGCTGCAG CTGTCCCTGAAGGAAACCATCACCGCCCAGCGCGATCTGGAGGGCCAGCTGGCGAGCTGCCGGAGCGCCGATTCCACCCGGGACTTCAAGACCAAAGAGCTGGAGGGGAGGCTGAGAGCGTTGGAGAAGGAGAACGAGATGCTGCGCCAGAAG ctggccggacagagcagcagctcgaCGCTGCAGATCAAAACAGAAGAACTGTCCCGACAGTACCGAGACCAGCTGTCCACcatgagagaagagaaggatcGGGAGATTCAGCGGCTGAGG ACCCAGATCACCACCATCCAGAcggacaccagcagcaccaagtCCTCCGCAGAGAGGAGCCTCCAGCTGAAGATCTCAGAGCTGCTCGCCATGCTGGAGCAGCGGCAGACCACCATCACCCGGCAGGAGGAg GAGATTCGTAAACTGATGCAGGAACGAAACGACAGCTCCAAGAACGTCACCAAGACCATCATCACCAagag GTACAGGAACCAGTACCCGATGCTGGGTCTGCTGGGCGACGACTACCAGGTGACCTCGCCTGTCAAAGAAGCCAAGACCATCGTGATCGAGAGGACGGGAGAAATGATCAAGCAG gaaaTCATTACAACCCCTTAA
- the LOC130537118 gene encoding putative monooxygenase p33MONOX isoform X1, whose amino-acid sequence MSGSGDLPAIEGSGMGGMRLPVGMTRRALSYDDNLEAPMSTPPHNISINNLWRRPVIPERRFTHLAEEDESAATSHLPHDPNPPRAAGVVKTKASSSIVNSLITKQTQDSMQTFEQRVGLSNSSYTPHKGLTAEETKHHHRVPDSLQKLQIQSLESREERLASSTQSTPSSTPHSSPKQQRRGWFSGAGSDLSSSSSSSIDIGESAGGGVAGGGTVERWSAFGPRPPVHKSTSDLGSEPSSAAGFALQAYRGANKPTPMEVMKAQSTRLADNPAAQMAPPKMEIPTTEARRPGARPHKLRHRDMNVLTPSGF is encoded by the exons ATGTCTGGATCAGGGGATTTACCAG CCATCGAGGGCTCTGGGATGGGTGGGATGAGGCTGCCAGTCGGAATGACCCGACGTGCGCTCAGCTACGACGACAACCTGGAAGCCCCCATGTCCACGCCCCCCCacaacatcagcatcaacaaCCTGTGGAGGCGACCGGTCATACCGGAGCGGCGGTTCACACACCTGGCCgag GAGGATGAGAGCGCAGCCACGAGCCACCTCCCCCAtgaccccaacccccccaggGCAGCAGGGGTGGTGAAGACCAAGGCCTCGTCCAGCATTGTGAACTCTCTCATCACCA AGCAAACTCAGGACAGCATGCAGACATTTGAGCAGAGGGTGGGGCTTTCCAACAGCAGCTACACACCCCATAAGGGCCTGACGGCCGAGGAGACGAAGCACCACCATCGAGTCCCGGACTCGCTCCAG AAGCTGCAGATCCAGAGTCTGGAGTCCAGGGAGGAGCGGCTGGCCTCCTCCACCCAGTCCACGCCGTCCAGCACGCCGCACAGCTCCCCCAAGCAACAGCGGAG AGGCTGGTTCAGTGGTGCTGGATCGgacctcagctcctccagcagcagcagcatcgacATCGGAGAGTCTGCAGGAGGGGGGGTCGCGGGGGGAGGCACGGTGGAGCGCTGGAGCGCCTTCGGGCCGCGGCCGCCGGTCCACAAGTCCACCTCTGACCTGGGGTCCGAGCCGTCATCCGCAG CAGGCTTTGCGCTGCAGGCGTATCGCGGCGCCAACAAGCCGACCCCCATGGAGGTGATGAAGGCCCAGTCTACGCGGCTAGCTGACAACCCAGCGGCTCAAATGGCTCCACCCAAGATGGAGATCCCAACCACGGAGGCTCGACGTCCCGGCGCGCGGCCGCACAAGCTGCGGCACCGAGACATGAACGTCCTGACGCCATCGGGATTCTGA
- the LOC130537118 gene encoding putative monooxygenase p33MONOX isoform X2, translating to MSGSGDLPAIEGSGMGGMRLPVGMTRRALSYDDNLEAPMSTPPHNISINNLWRRPVIPERRFTHLAEEDESAATSHLPHDPNPPRAAGVVKTKASSSIVNSLITKQTQDSMQTFEQRVGLSNSSYTPHKGLTAEETKHHHRVPDSLQKLQIQSLESREERLASSTQSTPSSTPHSSPKQQRRGWFSGAGSDLSSSSSSSIDIGESAGGGVAGGGTVERWSAFGPRPPVHKSTSDLGSEPSSAGFALQAYRGANKPTPMEVMKAQSTRLADNPAAQMAPPKMEIPTTEARRPGARPHKLRHRDMNVLTPSGF from the exons ATGTCTGGATCAGGGGATTTACCAG CCATCGAGGGCTCTGGGATGGGTGGGATGAGGCTGCCAGTCGGAATGACCCGACGTGCGCTCAGCTACGACGACAACCTGGAAGCCCCCATGTCCACGCCCCCCCacaacatcagcatcaacaaCCTGTGGAGGCGACCGGTCATACCGGAGCGGCGGTTCACACACCTGGCCgag GAGGATGAGAGCGCAGCCACGAGCCACCTCCCCCAtgaccccaacccccccaggGCAGCAGGGGTGGTGAAGACCAAGGCCTCGTCCAGCATTGTGAACTCTCTCATCACCA AGCAAACTCAGGACAGCATGCAGACATTTGAGCAGAGGGTGGGGCTTTCCAACAGCAGCTACACACCCCATAAGGGCCTGACGGCCGAGGAGACGAAGCACCACCATCGAGTCCCGGACTCGCTCCAG AAGCTGCAGATCCAGAGTCTGGAGTCCAGGGAGGAGCGGCTGGCCTCCTCCACCCAGTCCACGCCGTCCAGCACGCCGCACAGCTCCCCCAAGCAACAGCGGAG AGGCTGGTTCAGTGGTGCTGGATCGgacctcagctcctccagcagcagcagcatcgacATCGGAGAGTCTGCAGGAGGGGGGGTCGCGGGGGGAGGCACGGTGGAGCGCTGGAGCGCCTTCGGGCCGCGGCCGCCGGTCCACAAGTCCACCTCTGACCTGGGGTCCGAGCCGTCATCCGCAG GCTTTGCGCTGCAGGCGTATCGCGGCGCCAACAAGCCGACCCCCATGGAGGTGATGAAGGCCCAGTCTACGCGGCTAGCTGACAACCCAGCGGCTCAAATGGCTCCACCCAAGATGGAGATCCCAACCACGGAGGCTCGACGTCCCGGCGCGCGGCCGCACAAGCTGCGGCACCGAGACATGAACGTCCTGACGCCATCGGGATTCTGA